ccccccccccagttgagATGTCTGCTCTTCACCCCTTTACGTCTGCTTAGCCTGCATTTCACTGATCTTAGTAGTATAAAGCATTttgtctgcagttttcggtttggcCCTAGCTCACTATTtgagagacagagatactaaTGAATACCCACCAACAAACTTAATTCTAGAGCGGAATATGTTTTGACGTTTAACTATTTCAGGTTTGATGATGAATACTACCTCCAAACGAATGGAACATCGATGGGCTCCACATTCGCTCCGAGCTACGCTAACCTTTTATGTGGGTCTTTTTGAAGAACGTTTTGTTAATAATGAAAATGAAACtccatttttgaataaagtcCTGAAGTGGTATTGATATATTGACATGTTTTGCATATGGGGGGACGGGAGAAGAGCTGTCAGACTTTATGGCACTACACAATGACATTGACCCCAATCTCAAATTCACTGTTGAATGTGACACTAAACGTGTTCATTACCTCCATATGTGGATTGATaaatcaaatggaaccctgtttacAACTCTGTATAGAAAAGAAACGAACAGAAGTACTGTATTACAAGGGGACAGCTTCCACCCTGAGCCATTAAAAAGAGGACTTCCAAGAAGCCCGTTTTTCAGACTGCGGCGTATAGTCAGTCCTCTGTGGAGTGACATATCTAGAAAAAGCAGCGGAGATGAACAATAGGTTTCTAACTAGAGGCTACTCTCCATAATGTGTGGATGAAACTCTTAATTTGTCATTGGGGGAAAACacgagatgaactgctacaaaaaCACCCACTAGAGCTAAAGAACAATGTTCACCATCACTTATACTTTGAACTCTCGAAAAGTGGGATATGCTgtcaagaaacactggcatgTTTTCTCATCGGACCCAGCTTTGCCAGCTGAATGTAAGAATCCACCACTTATTGTATACAGGAGAGTTCGCAATTTACGCGATAAATTGGTCCATGCCAACTGCCAACTACAAAAGAAAGTCAGCCAAGTTCTTTTACGCCCTCTTCCGAATGGTAGCTTTAGATGCAGAGGTtgcgcacagtgcaacaatatgatgaagtGTCAATATTTCTGCCACCCACATACTGGAAAACAGTTCCAAATGAGTGACATTAttacgtgccccccccccccccccccatgttatctacatgattaaatgtccacgTGGGCTGTGCTATGTAGGTAAAACCTCTCGTTCTCTCAAACAGAGAATCTTTGAACGTTAGAGTTCAATTAGGAGAAACCACAAGGATTATCCACTCGCAGTTCATTTTAATGACCTAAAACATGACATttctacctttttttttttttttagatttggTGGCATATacaaagttaagatatcagacaggggatgTGATATAAATCATACTCtgagcaaaatatatatatatatttttttcaccctccagacattatttcctaaaggtcttaatgatgaaatgaCTATGTATGTTATGGTATGTAAATGTGAATATGAATTATGCCCCCATTTCAGATGACTCTGACGTTTTTCTTACACTGTACCCAATGATTTAGGAAAACTTGCTCGGTAGGTTGATGTCCTCATTGTGGAtttacagacgtgtttaataAATTTTATGTACACATTTTATtcaaatatttatgaaatgcatattgttatatttggtagcacttatttgttttccCTCGACTCCAACCCCATTCAATGTGTGGAACAGATGTGGGTGGGGCTATGTCTACATAAGGATGCTAATTTAAAAAACTCacaagctctgacgaaggccgtgaggccgatacgtaaagctctgacgaaagccgtgaggccgatacgtaaagctctgacgaaagccgtgaggccgatacgtaaagctctgacgaaagccgtgaggccgatacgtaaagctctgacgaaagccgtgaggccgatacgtaaagctctgacgaaagccgtgaggccgatacgtaaagctctgacgaaagccgcgaggccgatacgtaaagctctgacgatagccgcgaggccgatacgtaaagctctgacgatagccgcgaggccgatacgtaaagctctgacgaaggccgcgaggccgatacgtaaagctctgacgaaagccgtgaggccgatacgtaaagctctgacgaaagccgtgaggccgatacgtaaagctctgacgaaagccgcgaggccgatacgtaaagctctgacgatagccgcgaggccgatacgtaaagctctgacgaaggccgtgaggccgataggtaaagctctgacgaaagccgtgaggccgatacgtaaagctctgacgaaggccgtgaggccgacacgtaaagctctgacgaaggccgtgaggccgacacgtaaagctctgacggaggccgtgaggccgatacgtaaagctctgacggaGGCCGTGAGGCCGACGGGTAAAGCTCTGACGGAGGCCGTGAGGCCGACGGGTAAAGCTCTGACGGAGGCCGTGAGGCCGACGGGTAAAGCTCTGACGgaggccgtgaggccgacacgtaaagctctgacgaaggccgtgaggccgacacgtaaagctctgacgaaggccgtgaggccgatacgtaaagctctgacgaaggccgagaggccgatacgtaaagctctgacgaaggccgtgaggccgatacgtaaagctctgacggaggccgtgaggccgatacgtaaagctctgacggaggccgtgaggccgatacgtaaagctctgacggaggccgtgaggccgatacgtaaagctctgacggaggccgtgaggccgatacgtaaagctctgacgaaggccgtgaggccgacacgtaaagctctgacggaggccgagaggccgacacgtaaagctctgacggaggccgagaggccgacacgtaaagctctgacggaggccgagaggccgacacgtaaagctctgacggaggccgagaggccgacacgtaaagctctgacggaggccgagaggccgacacgtaaagctctgacggaggccgagaggccgacacgtaaagctctgacggaggccgagaggccgacacgtaaagctctgacggaggccgagaggccgacacgtaaagctctgacggaggccgagaggccgacacgtaaagcttattaaagatcagtgatacgATCAGGAGCAGTGTGCGGGTTCCTTCTTCTTTTTCCTCATCTTATCCGACTGTTGCCAATTACCTGCaaaaaagatagctcagatgttcGAGTGCCTTTTTTAAAATTTTGAAATAGTGCATATGCCACGAACGTTTTCATTGTTTTGGGGCAGAATTGTGTGAGGTGTAATGCGTTGTTGGAGGTGCGTCTTGATCAGTTTAGCTCGGAAAATTCCGCCCTAGGTGGCAGCCTTATCCTGCCTACCTTTGGCACTCCAGGAACAAATCAATAATTATTGTTTAAAAAAGCTATTAAGTTAAAGCTAAGTTATTGTTATGTCACTGTGGGTAACAAGTCAACAAGGTATTCTGGGATTTTCATTCCCCTTCTCTTGTGTGATTTTATTTCAGGAGAGCGAGGCCATGTCCTAGATACCTTCAGTCTATCCTGGAGGCAGCACAGCTTTATTTTCATGTGAGCATCAGCACACATCACGCAAGAGAAGTGTGCAACGTGTCCGAGACCTTGGAAGAGCTAGCTGGCTGACCAGTCGAAGGTTGCCACACGACTTGAGTAGGACAATATGAGTCGAGAGAGGGAAACGTTGTTGGACAACATCGAACTAAGTTTATATACTTTAACTGAGGACAATTTACGTTACCTGTGTGAACGTATTGGAATAGGAGGCAAAGATGGGTCAGAAGTCAAAGGAAAGACTCAACGTTCATTGCGTCGAATAGTAGGGGAATATTGTGAAAATGTAAATCAGATGGAATCAGATGAGCAGGGAACGTCTCGGTTACTCCAACTGAAAAAAGACATCAAAGGAATACAGGAAGATGCCAGGGGTGTGCCCACGAGTCCCAGCCAATCAGCGACAGCAGAGGTGGACACCTCACAAGCAAGCTGTGACGGAGAACCGAATGAGGAGGGAGGATCTCGGTTGCCTCATAACAGGAAGTTGGCGGATCCAGCTCCAGAGTGGCTCATTATACCAGAGCAGAGGGAGTCACTAgatcctgattgtgacagtggcaCACGGTCTGTACAGCAGGAGGCAACAGTTCTGCTGGAGGACTGTAGGTTTATGCTGGGGCGGAGATTCAACATCAAAGCGGAAGAGCAGGAGCAGATGATTTCGGTCTTTGCTAATGAAGGTATGAATAGAACAGATTGCATTTTAAGACGCCATATTGCAGGGCGATGATGTCGCATTGCATGATAATGCCGATTTGTGCTCATGTTCAAAGTTGTTCTGGTGGAAAGAAGTGGAGGGGTTCTCATTGCTCAACCGACACGAGTTGAGGAGCAACCAAGACATTTGATCATCATCGAGAAGGGAAAAAGGCGCAACTCTCActcaccatttaaaaaaaaaaacgtcttTATTGTATTTAAACAACTATTAAGCTTGACGTTTTCAGCCTTCGTCAATGGCCTTGATGTTCTGTTGAAAGCAGAAACATCAAGCTTTTAAAGGGAAGATTCACCCCTTTTTGACTGTTCTATTTACTCCCAGGgttatttcatgttttcatgCGCATCTGAGCTATTCAActttcaagcaggcagaaatacaGGCGGTATTTCTTCTGCCAAAATGGGTGAATCTTTCCTTTTTTAATAgttaaaatatgtttttaatgGTGAGCGGATGTTGCACCTTTTCAAAGTTGATATCGTGTAACTCCGACATGTTTTTCTGTTGTCATTCATACAGGAGAGGGTCCTGAGTCCTCAGACTCATCAGTGGAGACATTATCTACACCAGGGGAGAAACACCCGGAAGTTGACGAAGCAAAGAGATCTCACCACAGTCCTCAACGTACGGAGAGATCCACAAAACGATCACAGCCTAAACGGCACCTGCACACACACTCTGGAGAGACGTCGTCACCCTGTTCAGGTAGCAAAGAAATTTTGTCTTCTGTGAGTTCTTACCAATGCCCTGAATGTACGAAGAGATTCTCTAGTAATGCAGGTCTTCAAAAACACTTGAGATTACATGGTGGTAAGAGGCTTTTCCAGTGCTCACAGTGTGACAAGAGTTTCATAAAGAGTAAAAATCTTTATCAACACCTGCCAGTGCACTCTGGAGAGAAGCCTCacccctgctctgactgtggcCGAAGTTTCTCTACAGCACGCTATTTAACTAAACACAAGCGTATACATTCAGGGATTAAGCCTTTCTGTTGCCCCCATTGTGACAAGAGGTACACCAGATCAGATCAGTTGAAAGTTCATATCATGACGCATACTGGGGAGCGGCCTTACCAATGTGGTCAATGTGAGAAGAGTTTTAAAATGAAGGCAAATCTTAAAGAGCACCTGTTATTACACGAGATAAAGATGTCTCACCGTTGCCCTGACTGTGATCAAAGGTTCTCCGCTGAGGAAAGTTTAAAGGAACACATGCAGTTACACAAAGGAGAGAAACCTTTCCACTGTCTGCAATGTGAGAAGAGGTACATTACTTCAGATGAGTTGAAAGAACATAGGATGTCTCATACTGAAGAGAAGATTAATTTCCGACTTGTTACTGAGAATAGATCGCCAAGTTCCAGAAATGTAGGAGAACAATGTCAGGAGACGGCCCATACTGTTGACAAACCTGACCACGGCTCTGACTGCGGAACAGATTTTGCTCAACAAGACAAGCTGGTAAAATACCAGCAAACACACACTGAGGAAAGCCCAACACACATTGCCGAAAAGCCAACGCACACTGGGAAAAAGACTCACTACTGCCCTGAATGTGGGAAAAAATACCATAGCACTTCACACTTCAAAGAACACCTGCGTTCACACACTGGTGACCAACCTTACCAGTGTTCTCAGTGTGAAAAGAGTTTCACAAAACAAATACATCTTAAGCGACATATGTActcacacactggagagaaactaTATCATTGTGGTGATTGCAATTTATATTTCCTTAATGAAATCGAATATAAGAGACACAAGCACATTGGGGAGAAGCCTCACCACTGCTCTGTCTGTAGTGTTCGTTTCTCTCTATTAGAAGATCTAAATGCACACGAAaggattcacacaggagagaatcctCACCACTGCTCTGACTGCGGGCAAAATTTTGCTACCGCGGGATGTTTAAAGAAACACAAGCTGTTGCAttcaggagagaaacctttccaCTGCCCACAGTGTGATAAGAGGTACACCAGAGCGGACCAGTTAAAAGATCATATGAAGATACATTCTGAAGAGAAGCCTTACGAATGCACTGTTTGCGCAAAAAAATTCCACGATTCGAAGCAATTAAAAGTTCACCAGAGAGCAGTGCATGTAGCATCTTCTTACatttgctctgactgtggaaagagctTTGGTCTACTGGGCAACCTTAATGCCCACCAGCGAACGCATACTGGGGAAAAGCCTCACCAGTGTCCCGTCTGCGAAAAGAGGTACACAAAACGATCACATCTTAAAGAACACATGCGTATACACACTGGTGAGAAACCTTATCAGTGCTCTCAGTGTGAGAAGAGTTTCACAACACAAACGGGTCTTaatcatcacctgtacacacacactggagagaagccccGCCACCACTGTCCAGACTGTAATGAAAGTTTTACGTCTTGGATACCCTTTAAGagacataaacaacaacatactggagAGAAGCCTCACCTCTGCTCTAACTGTGGTCTTAGTTTCCTCATAGAAGAGGACTTAAAAGCACATGAAAGgattcacactggagagaagcctcaCAACTGTCCTGACTGTGAAAAAAGGTTCTCTTCAGTAGGTAATTTGAAAAAACACAAGAGGTTACATACGGGAGAGAAACCTTTCCACTGCGAGCGTTGTGATGAGAAATTTACAAGATCAGATCGGTTGAAAGTTCATATGATGTCACATACGGGAGAGAAACCTTTTCAATGTCCTGAATGTGATAAAAGCTACAATAATTCGACCCAATTGAAAAATCATCAGAGAATAATACATAGGGGAGAAAAACCGTACCTTTGCTCCGACTGTGGAAAGAGCTTTGGCAAACTAGGTAACCTTACAGAACACCAGCGAACACACACTGGGGAAAAGCCGCATGTTTGCCCTGAGTGTGGGAAGCAGTTTGCCCACGCAAAACACTTAAAGAGACATCAGCGGGAACATACGGGAGAAAAACCGTATCAATGCCCTGACTGTGAGAAATGTTTCTCCCGGGTAGATTATCTAAAAACACACCAGGTAACACACAGGCCTCCTCACATGCGCTCACCTGTAGATAAACCCTatggctgctctgactgtgggaagcgTTTCGGGCAGATCTCTGGCCTTAGGGCACATCAGAAAATCCACACTGGAGAAACTCCTTATGACTGTACTGGGTATGGAAAGAGTTTTGTAAACCTGTAAAATCAAAAGATACACAATCAATTGGATACTAGTGAGAAGTCAtaccactgctctgactgtgggataAACGTTGATCAGGTGGAAACCTCTGAGATGCCAGGTCACTCCTGAATTGCCTGCTATGAAGGCATTGACAATTGGCAAGGAGTGGTAAATGCCATTTTACatctacattttagtcatttagcagatgctcttatccagagcgacctaCAATTAGTGCATCCATCTTATgatggctaggtgagacaaccacacatCAGTCGTAGTAGATTaagtacatttatttttaaaGTAGCTATCAGAAAAGTCAGTGCTTGTGGGAAAAGAGGGGGGGGCGATACtctttcagatgttttcagaataTGGGCAGTGACTCCTTTTTCCTGACATTAGCTGGAAGCTCCTTCcgccattggggtgccaggacagaccaGAACGATCACTGTGCTGCCATTTATGGACTTCTACCTTTTTGTATATATGGACTTCTATGTTGATCACCTTTTGTAGTTAGCATGTAAATATACTGTTTAGTTAGCGTAGGAGGATGTTTAGTTAGCCTAGGATGATGTGCAATCACAATACATAAGCTACAGGTCTCCTACTGAACTGCATCTCTCATGTTCACTCTAACCAACATAACAAACGGAGAAGTGTTTTTGTGTTCTGGTAAAAACAAGGATTTGAGTCTCGAAGTTGTAAATGTCTGTTTGGTCAATTATTCAAATGTCAGATAATAAAGAAACATTTTCAATGACTCCCTTCCCTTCACACTCTGCACACAGTGACTCCCATCCTGGCTTTTACTACGTGGTCCTTCACACTCTGCACACAGTGACTCTCATCCTGGGTTTTACTACGTGGTCCTTCACACTCTGCACACAGTGACTTCCATCCTGGGTTTTACTACGTGGTCCTTCACACTCTGCACACAGTGACTCTCATCCTGGGTTTTACTACGTGGTCCTTCACACTCTGCACACAGTGACTCTCATCCTGGGTTTTACTACGTGGTCCTTCACACTCTGCACACAGTGACTCTCATCCTGGGTTTTACTACGTGGTCCTTCACACTCTGCACACAGTGACTTCCATCCTGGGTTTTACTACGTGGTCCTTCACACTCTGCACACAGTGACTCTCATCCTGGGTTTTACTACGTGGTCCTTCACACTCTGCACACAGTGACTCTCATCCTGGGTTTTACTACGTGGTCCTTCACACTCTGCACACAGTGACTTCCATCCTGGGATTTACTACGTGGTCCTTCACACTCTGCACACAGTGGAATAATTGGACCTGTACTGAGCCGAGAGGAGCAGAGCTGTactgcactggcctggctacacaTCCATTGTAGTTGCTTGAACCGTGCTGGAAATGAAAATGTCAGAGCCAGTACAGTTCCGGTGGGCCCCAGAGTGCTCATCCTAATGTTAAATATGATCCTATCCGACTTGTATTGTAGGGGGCAGATTTAGGAAGGTAGTCTCCCATTGAAGTCAATTAATAAATGTCTACACTCATCTCAACCAATCAGGCTCTGTTGGtgcatttagacaggcagcccaattctgatcttttttttcaCTACTTGgtcttgaccaatcagatctgAAAACGGTCTGATGTGATTggttcaaaagaccaattaggggggggggggagaatcagaattgggctgcctatcTAAACGTAGCCTTGAGCGTAAATCATAGTCCACAGAAGCAGAGACGCGATCAGAGTCCCGTCGTGACATAGCTACGTGGCTCTGAGACCACCATTCGCATGGGACACAGCCCAAATGCGCACCTCTCCACAATTCCCAACCAACTCCGGTACGCATCCTTTATTTATTTGAATGTGTTGACAGTTGGAGAAATTGCTTGAGCAGCTCTGAGAATATGAAAGCCAACGGTCCAATATtttacaccagtggaggctgctgaggggaggacggctcataataatggctggaatggagagaatggaatggtatcaaatacattaaaaccatggaaaccatgtgtatgACACCATTTCAGTCATTATTATGCCAGAGTGTCTGGTCTGAGGTTTCTGCTCCGTccttcccttgtacttgattgattgaattaaggtcactaatttgTAAGGAATTCACCTCACCTGCTGGAAAAACTATAAACCTGTAGACACTCGgcactccgtggaatgagtttgacacacctGCGTTAGACGCTTTAAGTGTAAATCATATGTCACATGCTGGGTAGTCTTGCGTCTTACTGTGACATAGTTATGGCGGCTCCGAGACCATCATTCATGGGGTAGAATTAAAGTATGAAATTCGAAAAATTATGAAATATTCCAATATTCTGAACACTGCTGTGCTTACACGTTTTAGACTGTGATATTACTgtctgggctcctgagtggcgcagctgtctaaggcactgacgcgtcactacagactctggttcgattccaggctgtatcacaaccggctgtgattgggagtcccatagggcggcgcacaattggcccagcgtcgttcgggttttggccgaggtaggccgtcattgtaaataataatttgttcttaactgacttgcctagttaaataaaggttaaatatatatatatatatatattttttatacaaaTGTATCTTAAGAAGCCTGTTATTTTGACCACCAGATGGCAGTGTTGACTGTCGCTGTGACCAATCAAGTCATCGGACCATATCCTCGCACCCGACTGAGAAAACATGTCGGTGTAGGTGGCAAGCGTCTTTTAATTAGTTTACTCCGTGGATGTCAGGGTCCAGGCTCTAGCTTCCCCTCTCTAGGATTTTCAGCTTGAATTATAAACTTTATAAGCTCTTGCTTGAATAAAAAAACAAACTCTTTATAAAAACTCAGTTGGTTTACCAGGTCATCAATGTGAACCAAGGACACGGTAAAACGACTCTCCAGATAGCTTACCTGAATCCACAGCCAATTCCGTAGTTGCCATacaatggagaaaaaaaagtgaaGGACACTCACGCAACATGATTAAAGGTGCAACCAAAACATAATTTAGTCAAACAACGAATAACTGCAGTAATAGCATCAAGGGGAGAAAAAAATAGAAAGTATTACGTGCAccagagggatgaggggagttGAGTGATGAAGAACAGTAAGTCACCCTGACGGTTCTAACTGCCTCCCTCCAGATCAGCTGACAGAGAACAGTAAGTCACCCTGACGGTTCTAACTGCCTCCCTCCAGATCAGCTGATGGAGAACAGTAAGTCACCCTGACGGTTCTAACTGCCTCCCTCCAGATCAGCTGATGGAGAACAGTAAGTCACCCTGACGGTTCTAACTGCCTCCCTCCAGATCAGCTGATGGAGAACAGTAAGTCACCCTGACGGTTCTAACTGCCTCCCTCCAGATCAGCTGATGGAGAACAGTAAGTCACCCTGACGGTTCTAACTGCCTCCCTCCAGATCAGCTGATTGAGGACAGTAAGTCACCCTGACggttctctgcctccctccagatCAGCTGATGGAGAACAGTAAGTCACCCTGACGGTTCTAACTGCCTCCCTCCAGATCAGCTGACGGAGAACAGTAAGTCACCCTGACGGTTCTAACTGCCTCCCTCCAGATCAGCTGACGGAGAACAGTAAGTCACCCTGACggttctctgcctccctccagatCAGCTGACGGAGAACAGTAAGTCACCCTGACGGTTCTAACTGCCTCCCTCCAGATCAGCTGACGGAGAACAGTAAGTCACCCTGACtgttctctgcctccctccagatCAGCTGACGGAGAACAGTAAGTCACCCTGT
This Salvelinus fontinalis isolate EN_2023a chromosome 16, ASM2944872v1, whole genome shotgun sequence DNA region includes the following protein-coding sequences:
- the LOC129813214 gene encoding uncharacterized protein LOC129813214 isoform X2, translating into MSRERETLLDNIELSLYTLTEDNLRYLCERIGIGGKDGSEVKGKTQRSLRRIVGEYCENVNQMESDEQGTSRLLQLKKDIKGIQEDARGVPTSPSQSATAEVDTSQASCDGEPNEEGGSRLPHNRKLADPAPEWLIIPEQRESLDPDCDSGTRSVQQEATVLLEDCRFMLGRRFNIKAEEQEQMISVFANEGEGPESSDSSVETLSTPGEKHPEVDEAKRSHHSPQRTERSTKRSQPKRHLHTHSGETSSPCSVTPILAFTTWSFTLCTQ
- the LOC129813214 gene encoding zinc finger protein 271-like isoform X1, which gives rise to MSRERETLLDNIELSLYTLTEDNLRYLCERIGIGGKDGSEVKGKTQRSLRRIVGEYCENVNQMESDEQGTSRLLQLKKDIKGIQEDARGVPTSPSQSATAEVDTSQASCDGEPNEEGGSRLPHNRKLADPAPEWLIIPEQRESLDPDCDSGTRSVQQEATVLLEDCRFMLGRRFNIKAEEQEQMISVFANEGEGPESSDSSVETLSTPGEKHPEVDEAKRSHHSPQRTERSTKRSQPKRHLHTHSGETSSPCSGSKEILSSVSSYQCPECTKRFSSNAGLQKHLRLHGGKRLFQCSQCDKSFIKSKNLYQHLPVHSGEKPHPCSDCGRSFSTARYLTKHKRIHSGIKPFCCPHCDKRYTRSDQLKVHIMTHTGERPYQCGQCEKSFKMKANLKEHLLLHEIKMSHRCPDCDQRFSAEESLKEHMQLHKGEKPFHCLQCEKRYITSDELKEHRMSHTEEKINFRLVTENRSPSSRNVGEQCQETAHTVDKPDHGSDCGTDFAQQDKLVKYQQTHTEESPTHIAEKPTHTGKKTHYCPECGKKYHSTSHFKEHLRSHTGDQPYQCSQCEKSFTKQIHLKRHMYSHTGEKLYHCGDCNLYFLNEIEYKRHKHIGEKPHHCSVCSVRFSLLEDLNAHERIHTGENPHHCSDCGQNFATAGCLKKHKLLHSGEKPFHCPQCDKRYTRADQLKDHMKIHSEEKPYECTVCAKKFHDSKQLKVHQRAVHVASSYICSDCGKSFGLLGNLNAHQRTHTGEKPHQCPVCEKRYTKRSHLKEHMRIHTGEKPYQCSQCEKSFTTQTGLNHHLYTHTGEKPRHHCPDCNESFTSWIPFKRHKQQHTGEKPHLCSNCGLSFLIEEDLKAHERIHTGEKPHNCPDCEKRFSSVGNLKKHKRLHTGEKPFHCERCDEKFTRSDRLKVHMMSHTGEKPFQCPECDKSYNNSTQLKNHQRIIHRGEKPYLCSDCGKSFGKLGNLTEHQRTHTGEKPHVCPECGKQFAHAKHLKRHQREHTGEKPYQCPDCEKCFSRVDYLKTHQVTHRPPHMRSPVDKPYGCSDCGKRFGQISGLRAHQKIHTGETPYDCTGYGKSFVNL